The following coding sequences are from one Rutidosis leptorrhynchoides isolate AG116_Rl617_1_P2 chromosome 11, CSIRO_AGI_Rlap_v1, whole genome shotgun sequence window:
- the LOC139875506 gene encoding uncharacterized protein codes for MEDAADFSPLAMLNDSRRNWRVRVKVFVNWRKTYFNNPYSAMSLELILIDNLGNKIRATVTRNNIHVFKNILREDSFIELSNFGVVRCDGKVMLLPHEWKMLIYRTTTVVPCAPFEPATDGFNPVPFQQIIEWKLNASHLFDIVGRLVEMEPLRVKREKAVDTKSIEFVLSDNSGLCINCALWAQHATKLFEYASAHKNDEAPIVVMIHNCKVRDWQGFPQVSNQLWGCRLFVNEDVTRIRTYKAEFDIASENSTNCVKPLAHIQIATVVQTAVAMFSKHEPKTIIEVINSKQVMSCIVRGRVQKINDDEGWFINICMKCNKKVNSRLCVETKEKSFECEMCGVTTDVFPRIRTTIRVADDSGECTLVLFDSQLSKMIKKSVGWLREKAQQCDTPLQPPTEFNEILMNPYVFHIKVTDFNIRFNYFGFTVESVTDDKDVFKCIDDKLKGEVTDDYQLATRTPLIAPTQNTSTVKTVHQSCAPAKLSNQLDCEMKLWTKRAPVFCKDLQTFCQVNKYVVKGKVIVIDEDEGWLSLICKQCNKYAGPKFGQNFSSRQYECDNCGPVTEVIPRFYRLHYT; via the exons ATGGAGGATGCTGCAGACTTCTCACCACTGGCCATGCTTAACGATTCGAGGAGAAACTGGAGAGTTCGTGTTAAGGTTTTTGTGAACTGGAGAAAAACTTATTTCAACAATCCCTACTCTGCCATGTCATTGGAGTTGATACTTATCGACAACCTG GGTAACAAAATACGTGCAACGGTTACCAGAAATAACATTCATGTCTTCAAAAATATCTTAAGAGAAGACTCTTTCATTGAACTTTCAAATTTCGGTGTTGTTCGCTGTGATGGCAAAGTCATGTTACTTCCACATGAATGGAAGATGCTCATTTACCGAACAACAACAGTTGTTCCTTGTGCACCATTTGAACCCGCAACTGATGGCTTCAATCCAGTACCATTTCAACAAATCATTGAGTGGAAGCTAAATGCTTCTCATCTCTTTG ATATTGTTGGACGTTTGGTTGAAATGGAACCACTTCGTGTGAAGCGCGAGAAAGCGGTGGACACGAAGTCAATTGAGTTTGTTTTGAGCGATAACAG TGGTCTGTGCATTAACTGTGCCTTATGGGCACAACATGCTACAAAGTTGTTTGAATACGCATCTGCCCATAAAAATGATGAAGCTCCAATCGTTGTCATGATTCACAACTGCAAAGTGCGTGACTGGCAAG GATTCCCCCAGGTATCCAATCAACTATGGGGATGTCGTTTATTTGTTAATGAGGATGTGACCCGTATTCGCACATATAAGGCTGA GTTTGATATTGCATCTGAAAACTCGACAAATTGTGTGAAGCCACTAGCTCATATCCAGATTGCCACTGTTGTTCAAACTGCTGTTGCGATGTTTTCAAAACATGAACCTAAGACAATCATTGAAGTTATTAATAGTAAACAG GTTATGAGTTGCATTGTGCGAGGAAGAGTCCAAAAAATCAATGATGACGAAGGATGGTTCATTAACATTTGTATGAAGTGTAACAAAAAAGTTAATTCGAGGTTATGTGTTGAGACTAAGGAAAAAAGCTTTGAATGTGAAATGTGTGGGGTCACAACTGATGTTTTCCCTAG GATTCGCACCACTATCAGGGTCGCTGACGATTCTGGTGAGTGTACATTGGTTTTGTTCGACTCCCAGCTATCTAAGATGATTAAGAAAAGCGTTGGTTGGTTACGCGAAAAAGCTCAGCAG TGTGATACCCCACTACAACCACCCACCGAGTTTAATGAAATACTTATGAATCCTTATGTGTTTCACATAAAGGTTACCGATTTCAACATTCGCTTTAACTACTTCGGTTTCACAGTTGAATCTGTCACTGATGATAAGGATGTGTTTAAATGCATTGATGACAAACTCAAGGGTGAGGTTACTGATGATTATCAGTTGGCAACTAGAACTCCACTCATAGCACCAACTCAG AATACGAGTACCGTTAAAACTGTCCATCAAAGTTGTGCACCTGCTAAACTTTCAAATCAATTAGACTGTGAGATGAAATTGTGGACCAAAAGGGCTCCTGTTTTTTGCAAAGATTTGCAGACCTTTTGTCAG GTTAACAAATATGTTGTTAAAGGaaaagttattgtaattgatgAAGATGAAGGCTGGCTCTCTTTAATCTGTAAACAATGCAACAAGTATGCAGGACCTAAATTTGGCCAAAATTTCTCTTCTCGTCAGTATGAGTGTGACAACTGCGGACCTGTTACTGAAGTTATCCCAAGGTTCTACCGTTTACATTACACATAA
- the LOC139875505 gene encoding TGACG-sequence-specific DNA-binding protein TGA-2.1-like encodes MPQTHVVLQINYGGAFDSQFKKYSDGTEMEYCLNNLANFQLCNIIKFLEEHIPDHHKDVWDDSEYEHSLSNLVKSTSSQFLLREFASKDDVLNLLYGTWMTPAELCVMWLGGFRPSDVVNFLNIHLQLTPEQSQFLINLKNDTFKQETDLSKQFTQLQSTLSSRFVGEAFRQSCDDMYVSNYMSQMHISMGNLRAMEEIMQKADRLRAIPVDKIHSRFIKKQFAMALLAINAYLNRITALSYMWISRPKS; translated from the exons ATGCCTCAAACTCATGTtgtgttacaaattaattatggtGGTGCATTTGACAGTCAGTTCAAGAAATACTCTGATGGTACTGAGATGGAGTATTGTTTGAATAATCTTGCCAATTTTCAGTTATGCAATATTATAAAATTTCTTGAGGAACATATACCTGATCATCACAAAGATGTTTG GGATGACTCCGAATACGAGCACTCACTCTCAAATTTAGTGAAGTCTACAAGT AGCCAGTTTTTACTTAGAGAGTTTGCATCTAAGGATGATGTGTTGAACCTTCTATATGGAACTTGGATGACACCTGCAGAACTGTGTGTCATGTGGTTAGGTGGTTTTCGTCCGTCTGACGTTGTCAAT TTTCTTAATATTCACCTACAACTAACCCCCGAACAAAGCCAGTTTCTTATCAACTTGAAGAATGATACTTTCAAACAGGAGACAGACTTATCAAAACAATTTACGCAACTTCAGTCCACTCTATCATCCCGTTTTGTTGGGGAAGCGTTTCGCCAGTCATGTGATGATATGTATGTTAGCAATTATATGAGTCAAATGCATATTTCAATGGGAAATCTACGCGCGATGGAAGAAATAATGCAAAAG GCTGATCGTTTACGTGCTATTCCTGTTGACAAAATACACAGTCGTTTCATCAAAAAACAATTTGCAATGGCTCTGTTAGCAATCAATGCATACTTGAACCGAATTACAGCATTAAGCTATATGTGGATAAGTCGTCCAAAGTCCtga